One stretch of Candidatus Bathyarchaeia archaeon DNA includes these proteins:
- the aroF gene encoding 3-deoxy-7-phosphoheptulonate synthase: MAIVMKPGASDEDIRRVIKFVEENYGLRVDVSRGEFQTLLGLIGDEDKVDFDRLALLPGVEKAYRITSPYRLVSRSFFPEDRVIEVKGVKIGGKNKPIFIAGPCAIESKEQIFRIAKEVREAGADILRGGAFKPRTSVHSFQGLGEEGLEYLARAGEEFGMPTISEVRSEKHVELVVKYVDILQIGARNMYNQDLIEEAAKQKKPILIKRSFGASIEEFLSFAERAAAQGNKDIILCERGIIPVGRGRQFTRYSLDLSAIPVIKGESYLPIIVDPSHGTGRRDLIYPMSKAAIAAGAHGLMIEVHYNPNEALSDGPQMITPPELKKIIDVCKKIHMLNSMEDY, encoded by the coding sequence ATGGCGATCGTTATGAAGCCTGGCGCTAGTGATGAAGACATAAGGCGTGTAATTAAGTTTGTTGAAGAGAATTATGGTTTGAGGGTTGATGTTTCAAGAGGGGAATTTCAAACTCTGCTGGGCTTGATAGGTGATGAGGACAAGGTGGATTTTGATAGGTTGGCTCTGCTGCCCGGCGTCGAGAAAGCCTATAGGATTACTTCACCATACAGGTTGGTCTCCAGATCCTTCTTTCCAGAAGACAGGGTTATAGAGGTTAAGGGCGTTAAAATCGGCGGGAAGAATAAGCCGATCTTCATTGCTGGGCCATGCGCCATCGAGAGCAAAGAGCAGATTTTCAGAATCGCTAAAGAGGTTAGGGAAGCCGGAGCAGACATCCTGCGTGGCGGGGCATTTAAGCCTAGAACATCGGTCCATTCCTTCCAGGGTTTAGGTGAGGAAGGCTTAGAATATTTGGCTAGGGCTGGCGAGGAATTTGGTATGCCAACGATATCTGAGGTTAGAAGCGAGAAGCATGTTGAGCTGGTCGTGAAATATGTGGACATACTGCAAATAGGGGCGAGAAACATGTATAACCAAGACTTAATCGAGGAGGCTGCGAAGCAGAAGAAGCCGATTCTAATAAAGAGGAGCTTTGGGGCAAGCATTGAAGAGTTTCTTTCCTTCGCTGAACGCGCCGCGGCTCAGGGAAACAAGGATATAATTCTCTGTGAAAGAGGCATCATCCCGGTTGGTAGAGGGCGACAGTTTACGCGCTACAGCTTAGATTTAAGCGCCATACCGGTGATAAAAGGGGAAAGCTATCTGCCTATAATAGTTGACCCAAGCCACGGCACTGGGCGCAGAGACCTAATCTATCCAATGAGCAAAGCAGCTATAGCCGCTGGCGCACACGGGTTGATGATAGAGGTTCACTATAACCCTAATGAAGCCCTGTCAGATGGGCCTCAAATGATAACTCCCCCAGAACTTAAAAAGATAATCGATGTATGCAAGAAGATTCACATGTTGAACTCTATGGAAGATTACTAA
- the aroB gene encoding 3-dehydroquinate synthase translates to MIRVLRLNLSRVVDESYDILVGFGLFDNIPADLKANPIGNKYAIITDSALKDVYGERLLEKFSEENIDACLIDFPAGEESKNIYTVTHLVKKLLEYRIDRRSAIITLGGGVVGDVGGFTASIYMRGIPYIQVPTTLLAQVDSSIGGKTAVDTEEGKNLIGSFHQPKRVYIDPSLLKTLPKREYVSGLAEVVKYGVIRDRDLFEYLEHNVEKIRNLDEEALLHIISRSCMIKKEIVEEDPLEENKRSILNYGHTPAHAIERLSGYKCSHGEAVSVGMRISGWIAVKKGFWTADEWERQNKLLFSLGLPLKIDFNIDDLIRALYYDKKVEGGTLMFVLPKRIGEMASINGRYKIPVHENEVRRFLLELSENY, encoded by the coding sequence ATGATAAGGGTTCTACGATTAAATTTAAGCAGAGTTGTTGACGAGTCATATGATATTCTCGTGGGCTTTGGCCTATTTGACAATATACCAGCCGACTTAAAAGCCAATCCTATAGGAAATAAGTATGCGATAATAACTGACTCAGCATTAAAAGATGTTTATGGCGAGAGGCTTTTAGAAAAATTTAGCGAGGAAAACATTGACGCTTGCCTAATAGATTTTCCAGCTGGTGAAGAATCTAAAAATATTTACACGGTTACCCATCTTGTCAAAAAGCTGCTTGAATATAGGATCGATAGGAGATCAGCGATCATTACTTTAGGGGGAGGGGTTGTTGGAGATGTCGGCGGCTTCACGGCATCAATCTACATGCGCGGCATCCCATACATTCAGGTTCCAACGACATTGCTGGCGCAGGTTGACAGCAGTATAGGCGGCAAGACGGCTGTTGACACGGAGGAAGGCAAGAATCTTATAGGTTCATTTCATCAACCTAAAAGAGTCTACATTGATCCGTCGCTACTGAAAACTCTTCCGAAAAGAGAGTATGTCAGCGGCCTCGCAGAGGTTGTTAAGTACGGCGTGATCCGGGATCGAGATTTATTCGAGTACCTGGAACATAATGTCGAGAAAATAAGGAATCTTGATGAGGAAGCCCTACTTCACATAATAAGTAGGTCGTGCATGATAAAGAAGGAGATTGTTGAGGAGGATCCTTTAGAGGAGAATAAAAGATCTATTCTGAATTACGGGCATACTCCGGCGCATGCTATTGAGAGGCTCAGCGGCTATAAGTGTTCGCACGGTGAAGCCGTTTCGGTTGGCATGAGGATATCCGGCTGGATTGCTGTTAAAAAAGGTTTTTGGACAGCTGATGAATGGGAGAGACAAAATAAGTTGCTGTTTTCGCTCGGTTTACCCCTCAAAATAGACTTCAATATAGATGATTTAATTAGAGCGCTTTATTACGACAAGAAGGTTGAAGGCGGCACCTTGATGTTTGTTCTCCCGAAGCGGATAGGCGAAATGGCTTCGATTAATGGAAGATATAAGATCCCTGTTCATGAAAATGAGGTTCGTAGGTTTTTGCTGGAGCTAAGTGAAAACTATTGA
- a CDS encoding MFS transporter, whose protein sequence is MMRRRSPLRVLIVTTVSHVMQHIYVGSSVLLPLIIADLKLNYTEFGIAMAVSSLLGGLSQIFFSLASRRIARHVLLGLGNILLALGTFLTGLSRRMLDFLSARLLSNIGVAPQHPMGTAIVSENFDEKTLGRALGFHYGLAYMGNIIGPAIMTLLAAVFGWRNTLFIFSIPALAVGLTVIWYLGGIRNMYGRSMRVEDAKSSLRRDALTLLRKRDVTAILSAQALLSGGIDIGILTTYIPIFLASFLNMDVYERGVVYTIGLLGGVIGPVLLGNYAGRIGYIKTSSISALFASTLTLLLIPYGPKTSSILVSAHLFLLMFTSFSLPTLLQSQLVRVSSGYDRDLAVGIFFTVGFAFGSLWTGIIGYMVDKYSSFQPALLLMGTLGFLAPIVLTAQIRRSG, encoded by the coding sequence ATGATGAGAAGAAGGTCTCCACTAAGAGTTTTAATAGTGACAACGGTTTCCCACGTTATGCAGCACATTTACGTCGGTTCATCGGTTCTTTTGCCGCTGATAATCGCGGACCTAAAGTTAAATTATACCGAGTTTGGCATAGCTATGGCGGTTTCATCTCTGCTCGGCGGCTTATCACAAATATTTTTCAGCCTAGCCAGCAGAAGAATCGCGAGGCATGTTCTTCTAGGGCTCGGCAACATTCTACTGGCTTTAGGAACATTCTTAACCGGGTTATCCCGCAGGATGCTGGATTTTCTAAGCGCTAGGCTCCTCTCAAATATTGGTGTTGCACCACAACATCCAATGGGAACAGCGATAGTCAGTGAGAACTTCGATGAGAAAACCCTTGGAAGGGCATTGGGCTTCCACTACGGCTTAGCATACATGGGAAACATAATCGGTCCGGCAATCATGACTTTACTAGCAGCCGTTTTCGGGTGGAGGAACACGCTCTTCATATTCTCTATACCGGCCCTAGCCGTAGGTTTAACTGTGATATGGTATCTTGGAGGTATAAGAAACATGTACGGTAGAAGCATGAGGGTAGAAGATGCAAAGAGCAGTTTAAGGAGGGACGCGCTTACGCTATTGAGAAAGAGGGATGTTACAGCGATACTATCCGCCCAAGCATTGCTTTCAGGCGGAATAGACATAGGCATATTGACAACATATATCCCAATCTTCTTAGCCAGCTTTCTGAACATGGATGTTTATGAGAGAGGCGTGGTTTACACGATCGGGCTTCTAGGCGGGGTTATCGGACCCGTTTTATTAGGCAACTACGCTGGGCGCATAGGATACATTAAAACATCATCAATATCTGCGTTGTTTGCATCCACGCTAACGCTTCTACTGATTCCATATGGTCCGAAAACAAGCAGCATTTTGGTTTCGGCACATCTATTCCTGTTAATGTTTACGAGCTTCTCGCTTCCAACATTACTACAATCGCAGCTTGTTAGGGTTTCCAGCGGCTATGATAGGGATCTGGCCGTCGGAATATTCTTCACCGTGGGCTTCGCATTCGGCTCGCTCTGGACCGGAATTATAGGCTACATGGTGGATAAATACTCTTCTTTTCAACCTGCCCTTCTACTCATGGGGACTCTTGGATTCTTAGCCCCGATTGTACTTACAGCTCAAATTAGGAGAAGCGGATAG
- a CDS encoding alanine--glyoxylate aminotransferase family protein: MKAYGDLKPPERLLLGAGPSNIDPRVLKVLALPIVEHLDPYFSEVMNETVELLKYAFKTGNKVTFPISGTGSAGMESAICNIVERNDEVVVCISGFFGERMSDMVQRCGGRSIEVRAPLGKIVEKEDVEEALANSNAKAVAIVHAETSTGVLQPLKEISKIAHAYDALLLVDAVTSLGGCELMADEWGIDICYSASQKCLGCPPGLAPITVSERAMSVIRNRRTRVQSWYFDLSTIEKYWIENNRIYHHTAPILLVYALREGLRLLYEEGLENRWLRHKENMRLLVNGIEEMGLTIFTDKNYICPAITAIKVPENVSDENVRRTLREEYNITISGGLGELKGKIWRIGLMGVNSSRKNAILAVEALKNALKKEKYYKNSQK; this comes from the coding sequence ATGAAGGCTTACGGTGATTTGAAGCCCCCTGAAAGGCTGCTTCTGGGCGCTGGTCCGAGCAACATAGATCCTAGAGTCTTAAAGGTCTTGGCGCTCCCAATAGTTGAACACTTAGATCCATATTTCTCCGAAGTTATGAACGAGACTGTTGAGCTACTGAAATATGCGTTTAAAACTGGAAATAAGGTAACTTTCCCGATATCTGGGACTGGTTCAGCCGGCATGGAGAGCGCTATATGCAATATTGTTGAAAGAAATGATGAAGTGGTGGTCTGCATCAGCGGTTTCTTCGGCGAGAGAATGAGCGATATGGTTCAGCGTTGTGGTGGAAGAAGCATAGAGGTTAGAGCACCATTAGGGAAAATAGTGGAGAAGGAGGATGTTGAAGAGGCTTTAGCGAACTCTAACGCCAAAGCAGTTGCAATAGTTCACGCAGAAACGTCTACTGGAGTCCTTCAGCCGCTTAAAGAAATATCTAAAATTGCTCATGCATATGATGCTCTACTACTTGTTGACGCAGTAACCTCGCTGGGCGGATGCGAGCTTATGGCGGATGAATGGGGCATAGATATATGTTACAGCGCCTCACAGAAATGTTTAGGATGCCCGCCTGGACTCGCGCCCATAACTGTAAGTGAAAGAGCTATGAGCGTCATCAGAAATAGGCGTACTAGGGTCCAGAGCTGGTACTTTGACCTATCGACAATAGAGAAATATTGGATTGAAAACAATAGGATATATCATCATACGGCGCCGATACTGCTTGTTTACGCATTGAGGGAGGGGCTAAGATTACTTTATGAGGAAGGACTGGAAAATAGATGGCTGAGACACAAGGAGAATATGCGGTTGCTGGTGAACGGGATTGAAGAAATGGGCTTAACAATCTTCACAGACAAAAACTATATCTGCCCTGCAATAACAGCCATCAAGGTTCCGGAAAACGTAAGCGACGAAAATGTGAGAAGAACGCTCCGCGAGGAATACAACATAACGATAAGTGGAGGGCTAGGAGAACTTAAGGGAAAAATATGGCGCATAGGACTAATGGGAGTAAATTCTAGCAGAAAAAACGCTATACTTGCCGTCGAAGCCCTAAAAAATGCCCTGAAAAAAGAAAAATACTATAAAAATAGCCAAAAATAA
- a CDS encoding NOB1 family endonuclease has translation MAGKRKSIVLDTSAFIAGFDPLALSEEVYSVPEVGDELLEGSMPKIRFETSLNSGKLKVIEPESKYVEHVKMISSEVGDISFLSKADQSVLALALQLKSKGRKTVIATDDYSIQNVAEKMGLEHMSLANLGIRYQLHWLLYCPACGKKYPPDEKTMVCRNCGTELKRKPEKKTLVKKRT, from the coding sequence GTGGCCGGAAAGCGTAAAAGCATAGTGCTTGACACCTCGGCTTTTATAGCGGGATTTGACCCGCTGGCTCTCAGCGAAGAAGTATACTCTGTTCCAGAAGTTGGAGACGAGCTGTTGGAGGGATCCATGCCTAAAATACGCTTTGAAACCTCCCTAAATAGTGGAAAACTCAAAGTCATTGAACCTGAAAGCAAATACGTTGAGCATGTCAAGATGATTTCAAGCGAAGTTGGAGACATAAGTTTTCTATCCAAAGCCGATCAATCAGTTTTAGCCCTAGCATTACAGTTAAAGAGTAAGGGGCGAAAAACAGTAATAGCCACAGACGATTACTCGATACAAAATGTCGCGGAGAAAATGGGGCTTGAACACATGTCTCTAGCAAACTTAGGCATACGATATCAGCTACATTGGTTACTCTACTGCCCAGCATGCGGCAAAAAATATCCACCTGACGAAAAAACAATGGTGTGCAGAAACTGTGGAACAGAACTCAAGAGGAAACCTGAGAAAAAAACACTGGTCAAGAAAAGAACATAG
- a CDS encoding NAD(+)/NADH kinase encodes MNGTVGIVARLDRAEALALALKISETFESNGFKVFFESGLAERSGKHRYARPLEEMSVDLVVTIGGDGTILKTCLRLPKPEPPILAIDMGARGFLTEVSPEKALEAVDQYLRGAYHIESCSKIACFVGENRLPDALNEIFITLRHLAKILHVKIWRDNVEVAECRADGVIIASQVGSTAYSFSSGGPIIDPEVNALVLTPVCPVNLIRPIVFPPNSSITVEVLKPRAAKIVIDGDYQKNIGDSETKITARISENKSRFIRFKPDFYRRLKDRLLFPREEETWPESVKA; translated from the coding sequence TTGAATGGAACAGTCGGCATTGTCGCACGTTTAGACCGCGCGGAAGCCCTTGCCCTAGCGCTAAAGATATCGGAGACCTTTGAATCAAACGGTTTTAAAGTGTTTTTCGAATCAGGGTTGGCTGAGAGGAGCGGTAAGCATAGATATGCGAGGCCTCTGGAAGAGATGAGCGTGGATCTGGTGGTTACCATAGGGGGTGACGGAACAATCCTTAAAACGTGTCTTCGTTTACCTAAACCTGAGCCCCCTATACTCGCAATAGATATGGGCGCTAGAGGCTTCCTCACAGAGGTTTCTCCCGAAAAAGCTTTAGAAGCCGTGGATCAATACTTGAGGGGCGCATATCATATTGAATCCTGCAGTAAAATCGCCTGCTTCGTCGGTGAAAATAGGCTTCCCGACGCTTTAAACGAGATCTTTATAACGTTGAGGCACCTTGCAAAAATACTTCATGTCAAGATATGGAGAGATAATGTGGAAGTTGCAGAGTGTAGGGCTGACGGGGTTATAATCGCCTCGCAGGTTGGCTCCACAGCATATTCTTTCTCCAGCGGTGGCCCTATCATTGACCCTGAGGTCAACGCGCTTGTTTTAACCCCAGTCTGCCCGGTGAACCTTATTCGCCCAATAGTCTTCCCCCCAAATTCAAGCATAACTGTTGAGGTTCTTAAGCCGAGAGCCGCTAAGATAGTTATCGACGGAGACTATCAGAAGAACATAGGTGACAGCGAGACAAAAATAACTGCGAGAATATCAGAGAATAAATCTAGGTTTATAAGGTTTAAACCCGATTTTTATAGGCGCCTAAAAGATAGGCTACTATTTCCTAGAGAGGAAGAAACGTGGCCGGAAAGCGTAAAAGCATAG
- a CDS encoding translation initiation factor IF-5A — MSRPVDVGDLKEGQYVIIDEEPCHIVEITKSKPGKHGSAKARVVGLGVFDGVKRSFVKPVDAKVDVPIIEKRSGQVIAVLSNSVQLMDLETYEVFETPIPQEEDIRSKIANGVEVEYWQIMGRKKIMRVKGS; from the coding sequence ATGAGCAGACCTGTTGATGTTGGAGACTTAAAGGAAGGCCAATATGTTATTATTGACGAAGAACCATGCCACATAGTTGAGATAACCAAGTCCAAGCCTGGAAAGCATGGCTCAGCTAAGGCTAGAGTTGTGGGGCTTGGCGTATTCGATGGTGTTAAGAGGAGCTTTGTGAAGCCGGTGGACGCTAAGGTTGATGTTCCAATAATTGAGAAGAGGAGTGGGCAGGTGATAGCTGTCCTATCGAATAGTGTTCAACTTATGGATCTGGAGACGTACGAGGTTTTTGAGACACCTATACCGCAGGAAGAAGACATTAGATCTAAGATAGCTAATGGCGTTGAAGTCGAATACTGGCAGATAATGGGGAGAAAAAAGATAATGCGCGTTAAGGGAAGCTAA
- the ltaE gene encoding low-specificity L-threonine aldolase, producing MATAKRSSTIDLRSDTVTLPTEEMLEAIRNAELGDDGYREDPTVNRLEEMAAKKMGKEAALLVPSGTMANLVSLMSNTRRGDCVILEAESHIYWYEVGGVSAIAGLLPWPMKGYMGALDPKDVEAAIKPKNIHFPETTLVCIENTHNRAGGTIITPQQIEALSKVTKEHGLKLYMDGARIFNAAVALKVDVREFTRHVDNLMFCLSKGLSCPVGSLVVGDSDFIERARKTRKILGGGMRQAGIIAAPGIIALEKMIDRLEEDHVNARILAEGIAKIDGLYVDLRRVQTNIVLVDVSGLGVDANTFIAELKKHGLLASYHSKTIVRMVTHYGIVKEHIEKALSIIEDVTKYLRDQVNS from the coding sequence ATGGCTACTGCTAAGAGAAGCAGTACCATTGATTTGAGAAGCGATACAGTCACCTTGCCAACCGAAGAGATGCTTGAAGCCATAAGAAACGCTGAGCTAGGCGATGACGGCTATAGGGAGGATCCAACGGTTAACAGGCTTGAGGAGATGGCTGCCAAGAAGATGGGTAAAGAGGCCGCCCTGCTTGTTCCAAGCGGAACGATGGCTAACCTAGTATCCCTTATGAGTAATACTAGGAGAGGCGACTGCGTGATCCTAGAGGCTGAGTCACATATATATTGGTATGAGGTTGGCGGTGTATCGGCAATAGCTGGACTACTGCCTTGGCCAATGAAGGGCTATATGGGCGCCCTAGACCCTAAGGATGTTGAAGCGGCCATAAAGCCAAAGAATATACATTTCCCTGAGACAACGCTCGTCTGCATCGAGAACACGCATAATAGGGCTGGTGGCACAATTATTACACCACAGCAGATCGAGGCTTTAAGTAAAGTCACAAAGGAACATGGTTTAAAGCTATACATGGATGGGGCTAGGATATTTAACGCCGCGGTCGCCTTAAAGGTCGATGTTAGAGAATTTACTAGGCACGTGGACAACCTGATGTTCTGTCTTTCTAAGGGGCTTAGCTGCCCCGTCGGCTCGCTAGTTGTCGGAGACAGCGATTTTATTGAAAGGGCTAGGAAGACTAGAAAGATTCTTGGAGGCGGAATGCGGCAAGCTGGAATCATTGCTGCCCCCGGCATAATCGCCCTTGAAAAAATGATAGATAGATTGGAGGAAGACCACGTGAATGCTAGAATTTTAGCCGAGGGGATAGCGAAGATTGATGGGTTATATGTGGATTTAAGGAGGGTTCAAACAAACATTGTATTGGTTGACGTCAGCGGTTTAGGGGTTGACGCAAACACGTTTATTGCCGAACTCAAAAAGCATGGTCTCCTAGCATCGTATCACAGCAAAACAATAGTTAGAATGGTAACGCATTATGGGATTGTGAAGGAGCATATTGAAAAAGCCTTATCCATAATCGAGGATGTAACAAAATATTTGAGGGATCAGGTTAACTCTTAG
- a CDS encoding signal recognition particle protein Srp54, with amino-acid sequence MVLEKLGSSLYESLKKLFGASTVDENVVKELIRDLQRALLQADVNVRLVLDLSKRIEDRSLKEKIPSGIPRKEHVIKVVYEEIVRLLGEKAVPLNVTPGKRSVLMLVGIQGSGKTTTAAKLARYLQKKGLKVALVCADTFRAGALAQLSQLAAQINVSVYGDEKERNPVKVALDGLKKFENYDVVIVDTAGRHKDEKSLVEEMKMLQEAIKPDEVILVIDGTIGQQAAVQAKAFHEATSLGSIIVTKLDGSARGGGALSAVAATGVPIKFIGTGEKIDDLEVFDPPRFVGRLLGMGDLQSLVEKVKEAEARVPEKRVKAILSGKFTLLDMYEQFEAIRSMGPFSRVLKMIPGLGYEVPDDLISVAEDRLEKWRVIIQSMTPEERENPQIINASRIRRIARGSGTSEKDVKDLLKQYMLMRKMMKTLRRKRLPFFMRR; translated from the coding sequence TTGGTCTTAGAGAAGCTTGGCTCATCACTATATGAGTCACTTAAGAAGCTCTTTGGGGCTTCAACTGTAGACGAGAACGTTGTTAAAGAACTTATACGCGATTTACAGCGCGCCCTTCTGCAGGCAGACGTAAACGTTAGACTTGTTCTCGATTTATCGAAAAGGATAGAGGATCGATCCTTAAAGGAGAAAATCCCCTCGGGAATACCGAGAAAAGAGCACGTCATCAAAGTTGTCTATGAGGAGATTGTTCGTTTACTTGGCGAAAAAGCGGTTCCGCTCAACGTTACCCCGGGGAAGAGAAGCGTCCTCATGCTCGTGGGAATACAGGGGTCTGGAAAGACGACGACAGCCGCTAAGCTAGCAAGATACCTCCAGAAAAAGGGTTTAAAGGTTGCACTTGTATGCGCGGATACCTTCAGGGCCGGAGCGCTAGCGCAGCTAAGTCAGCTGGCCGCGCAAATAAACGTCTCGGTTTACGGCGATGAAAAAGAGAGGAACCCCGTTAAGGTGGCGTTAGATGGCTTAAAGAAGTTTGAAAACTATGATGTCGTAATTGTCGATACTGCTGGAAGACACAAAGACGAGAAGAGCCTAGTAGAAGAGATGAAAATGCTTCAAGAGGCTATAAAACCAGATGAGGTAATATTGGTTATTGATGGAACAATCGGGCAGCAGGCAGCTGTCCAAGCTAAAGCCTTTCATGAAGCAACCTCTCTCGGATCAATAATAGTTACGAAGCTGGACGGCTCAGCGAGGGGCGGTGGAGCTCTCTCCGCTGTCGCAGCCACAGGGGTGCCAATAAAATTCATAGGGACAGGGGAGAAGATCGACGATCTAGAGGTTTTCGACCCCCCGCGCTTCGTTGGAAGGCTACTTGGAATGGGCGACCTACAGAGTCTCGTTGAGAAGGTTAAAGAGGCTGAAGCGAGAGTCCCCGAGAAGAGGGTTAAAGCAATATTGAGCGGCAAGTTCACTCTTCTAGACATGTATGAGCAATTTGAGGCTATAAGGAGCATGGGCCCCTTCAGCCGGGTTCTTAAAATGATACCGGGTTTAGGTTACGAAGTTCCAGATGATCTAATTAGCGTAGCTGAAGATCGCTTGGAGAAGTGGCGTGTGATCATTCAGTCGATGACCCCTGAGGAGAGGGAGAACCCGCAGATAATAAACGCTTCGAGGATAAGGCGTATAGCGAGGGGTTCGGGGACGAGCGAAAAGGATGTTAAGGATCTGCTTAAACAGTATATGCTTATGCGTAAGATGATGAAGACTCTTCGGAGAAAGAGATTACCGTTCTTCATGAGAAGATAG
- a CDS encoding cupin domain-containing protein, whose translation MWVIIESDKVPFTPYPKGVSNIKRIIEQKNVGSKRFTGFGLLEIPPNGIFPPHTHPDREEIYYVISGNGTIIVGDKEIQAKPGLTLYVSGEDPHGLKNDGAEPFIVLFVHALI comes from the coding sequence ATGTGGGTTATAATAGAGTCAGATAAGGTGCCCTTCACACCGTACCCAAAAGGCGTCTCAAACATTAAGCGGATCATCGAGCAGAAAAATGTGGGAAGCAAGCGGTTCACAGGGTTCGGGCTGCTTGAGATACCGCCGAACGGAATTTTTCCGCCGCATACTCACCCAGATCGCGAGGAAATATATTATGTAATCTCTGGAAATGGAACAATAATTGTCGGAGATAAGGAGATTCAGGCTAAACCAGGCTTAACGCTATATGTTTCAGGCGAGGATCCTCACGGCTTAAAGAATGATGGGGCGGAGCCTTTCATAGTCTTATTCGTTCACGCGTTGATTTAG
- a CDS encoding alcohol dehydrogenase catalytic domain-containing protein, whose product MRAIVYYDVGDFRLEDIATPKIGLKEILVRVKACGICSTDLYRAEYRRAKPRSVLGHEISGEVAEVGSEVKRFNVGDRVAVLHHAPCGACYYCMHAQEPLCEQYRRTNVDPGGFAEYIRVSSELVEKTVVKIPEKMSFEEATMIEPTACAVRAISKSRVLPGDTVLVIGGGPLGLLNAQVAKAYGATQVIVSDHHDFRVKIAEKVGVDYAFNAKKVNIEETVRELTEGRGADLVVVAVASSSAVQEGLKAVRWGGKVCVFGDFRDVPQPNLDVDPKIILRDDVTILGSWGCAPYDYYAAFNLIKSGRIKVKEMITHKFPLEQFNEALKVILSKECMRVVLEI is encoded by the coding sequence TTGAGGGCCATAGTTTATTATGATGTTGGAGATTTTAGGCTTGAGGATATCGCAACCCCTAAGATAGGATTAAAGGAGATCCTCGTGCGCGTTAAAGCATGCGGCATATGTTCAACGGATCTCTACAGGGCTGAATACCGTCGGGCCAAACCTAGATCCGTCTTAGGGCACGAGATCTCTGGAGAGGTTGCGGAGGTAGGCTCTGAAGTCAAGAGGTTTAATGTCGGCGATAGGGTCGCTGTTCTCCATCACGCCCCATGCGGAGCATGCTACTACTGTATGCATGCGCAAGAACCTTTATGCGAACAGTACCGGCGCACAAATGTTGACCCAGGCGGCTTCGCTGAATATATACGTGTTTCATCCGAACTGGTTGAGAAGACCGTTGTCAAAATACCGGAGAAGATGAGTTTTGAGGAAGCCACAATGATCGAGCCGACGGCATGCGCCGTAAGAGCCATCTCGAAAAGCCGTGTTTTACCGGGAGATACGGTTTTAGTTATAGGAGGAGGCCCCCTAGGCTTATTGAACGCTCAGGTGGCTAAAGCCTATGGGGCTACGCAAGTGATCGTCAGCGATCATCATGATTTTCGGGTCAAGATAGCTGAGAAGGTCGGCGTAGATTACGCGTTTAACGCCAAGAAAGTTAATATTGAAGAGACCGTGAGGGAGCTGACCGAGGGACGCGGTGCAGACTTAGTCGTGGTCGCCGTCGCCTCAAGCAGCGCTGTTCAAGAAGGCTTAAAGGCTGTGAGATGGGGTGGAAAAGTATGCGTCTTCGGGGATTTCAGAGATGTTCCTCAGCCGAACCTCGATGTTGATCCAAAGATCATTTTAAGGGATGATGTAACGATACTTGGGAGCTGGGGTTGCGCTCCCTACGATTATTACGCGGCTTTCAATCTAATAAAGTCGGGTCGAATCAAAGTTAAAGAGATGATAACGCATAAGTTTCCTCTGGAACAGTTTAATGAAGCCCTGAAGGTCATTTTGAGCAAGGAATGTATGAGGGTAGTCTTAGAAATCTAA